In Chitinophaga oryzae, the sequence GTACACCGTTATATGCCTTACACGGACAAAACCCCACTACCAATTACCTCGACACTATCATCAACGACTCACTGGCTACCGAGCTGGCAACGGTAACACCTGCCGCCGGCGGGGGATACAACCTGTCTCACGTTATCAACATCAGATGATCTCTTTTCAACCAATTTCTTACCAGTCGATTAATTTTTTATTATGAAGATGCAGCCAGCGCAGATCATCCTGTCTTACAGGCAGCTTATAGATGCTGCTTCCACGGGGGACCTGGAGAAAAAGATATTCGAAGATTCCTATGTGGAATTCCTTATGCAGTCGCAGGCATACAACCCTGATAAACAATTCCGGACCTTTACGGAACTGAAAGCCCATAATCCGAAATCCAATTCGCTGCATTATAAAGTAGGCTTCGCAGTGGGGCTACACCTGCAGGAGATGGGCAACAGGATCCCGGGAGTGAAGGATTGCCTCGGTAACAAGGAGCTGCCTTTTGAACTGTATCATCTGGAGCTGATCGAGTCTGACATCGAAGACCGGCAGCAGCACCGGGTGGCGCTGAATTACATCACGCCGCCGTTCACGCTGCTGGAGATCATCGGCGACCGGCTGCTGCTGGTATCACCCGAACAGACCGGCCAGCCGGACACTTTTGATACCTTCATGGTGGCCATGCAGCCACAGCTGGCCATTACCAGTTACAAACCACTGGGGCAGCCGCAGGAAGTGCATCACGTGGCGCAGGTAAGCTAAAACAACAAAAACAGGCGGGTAGGGTAAGTTGCAGGCCGCAAGGCTTACAACTTACCCTCTTTGGCTGTCCTGAACAGGTACCACAGTTTTATCTTCAGCGCCAGCCAACCCAGGAAGGCATACACCAGCAATAAAATACCCAGGTGCCGGATATAAGGGAAAGTCAGTTCCACCGATCCTTTCTGGATCAACAGTATTTTGAAGGCCTGCAGGAAAGGCGTCAGCGGGATGATATTGGCCATCAACTGCACGAACGCCGGCATGGCGCTGAGCGGCCAGGTAAAACCGCTGATGATGAACGCGGGAGAGGCAATCACCATCAGTACCTGCGTGGCTTTTAAAGCGTCCGGGATGAGAATGCTGACAAACACGCCCATAAACGATGCAGACCCCACAAAGAAGGCTGTCAGCCATATAAAGCTGAGAATGCCCTCCGGCATCGGCACATTGAAGAACATGTGCATGAAGTAATAAATAGCAACAATCAGAATGGAAAAGGTCCAGATAGGGACCACCTTGATCAGCATGATCGGGAACGCCCGGCGGCGCATGCCGGCATATTCCGTTACAAAAGACCCGCGCTGAAACTCCGCAGCAAAGCTGATGGCCATCGCCAGTAATATCACCTGTTGCAATACCACCGCCAGCATCGCCGGCCACATAAATATGAGGTAGTTGCTGGTAGTGTTGAACAGCGTGATGTAGTTCGTTTTAAACGGTTCGTACTGCGTGGCGGCCCTTACGGCGGGCATTCCCATTTTCTGCAGCCCTTTGATGGACACGCCGGCGGAAAACGTTCCGATGGTAAGCTGCAGCGCTTTGGAAGCGAAGTTGGCCGTCAGTACATTGCTGGTGTTCACATACACATTCACTTCCGGGTATTTTTTCTGCAGGATGCCGGCCTCGAAGCGGGCGGGTATCATCACCACGGCAGCAGCTTCTTTTCTGATCACTTCATCGTTTACACTGGAAGGCTCCTGCAGGTACTTCAGCGTTTTAATGCTCTTGTTATCGCCCAGCATCTCCACCAGCTGCGCAGATAAGGGGGTATTGTCTTTGTCTATAACGATCACGGGTATATTTTCCACCTTTCCGGCTTTATATACGAAGCCGATCAGGGTGGCATACAACACCGGCGCCAGGAAAAATACGGAGCGCAGGGTGGAATTGCCGAGGAACAGCTTAAACTCCCGTTTCAACAATCGGAAAAATTCTTTCATGCCTGATTATTTCAGTATAACACTTGCGTTTACCAGTATGTCTTTCGTCTTGCCCGGATCTTTGGGCTGCACCTTGATCTCATAAATCGCGTCCTGCGGCTGATAGTCGGGGAAAGCGGTAGTGATGTCCGCATAACGGGTCAACTGTTTGATGTAAGCGATGGTGCCTTCCATTTCTTCGTTGTTGTACAGCACCTGCATTTTGACGTCCTGTCCTTTTTTATACCCGGCGATCTTGCTTTCCGGAATGGTGAAGCGGAACCAGGTGCTGCCGGGGATGTAGCCGTTGAACAGCGCAAAGCCGGCGGTGGCCAGCTCTCCGGGGTTCAGGCTGATGGTTTCTATGTCCATATCATTGGTGGCGATCACATAACGTTCGGAGTAGGCCACATTGGCTTCCTGTAATGCGCCTTTGGCCTGCGAAGCCTGACCGGCGGCCATGTTCACTTTTTCCACGCGGGTGCCTCTCCTTACGTCGTCCAGTTCGGCGATCACCGCATCGTACTGGGCTTTGGCGCCCTGGTATTTGGCATATACTTCGTCATAAGCCTGCGGCGACATGAGGCTGTCGTTGAACATATTGGTGGCCCTTTCATACGATTTGCGGGCGAATTCATACTGCTCTTTCAGTCCTTTGTATTTGGCCTGTAACTGTTTCAGCTGATCGGCGGTGGCGCCGTTGCGCGCCATCTGCTCCTGCGCGGTGGCAGCGTTGACGGCTCCCTGCGCCTGCGCTATTTTAGCGGAAACTTCCGGCACGTCCAGCAGGGCAAGGGTATCTCCCTTTTTCACGGTCTGTCCTTCCTTAACGTAAATATTTAGGATCCTGCCGGTAACCTTCGGCGCAAAAGACACCACATCTTTTTTGGCTTTGCCCTCGAAACGGTCGGCGTTGGACTTTTTGGAAGAACAGCCTGCGAATGTCAGTGAACAGATCAATAATATGGGTGTAGTTATTTTCATCTTACTGTAATTAGTTTGAGTAATGGTGTAGGCTTAATACAATTTGGTGATGTCCAGCTCCTGGGTAGACCGCATCAGTTCCACGGCGGCCCTGCGCTGGTTGAAGATAGCATTCTGATAATCCAGTTCCGCTGCTTCGAGGTCGTTTTCCGCTTCTATCAGCTGGGTGGATTTGGACATCCCGTACCTGAATTCTTTTTCTGCCTGTACCAAAGCATTGTTCGCCATTTCTTTTTCTTTTTTCTTCAGGGCTATCTGCGAATTGGCGATGTTATAATTGGACTGATTGTTGGCCTGGTTTAACGTGAGCTTGCGCATGGCATCGTATTTCTGGTTTTGCAGCAGTTCCCGGTCGATGCGCGCCGTTTCGATAGCATGTTTTCCCTCCCTGCCGTCGAAGATCTCCCATTTAAAACCGATGCCGGCGTTCAGCATCGGGAAGATATTGAGGTTGGTGGGCCGCCAGTCCAGTTTCCGGCCGGGATAGCCGATCGCCGGAATAGGAGGGATGATATTGTCGGACGATTTGATCCTGGTGCCATACAGTCCGATGTAGTAGGCGGAGGCCTTCAGCTGTACTTTGGGTATCCACCAGGTTTGTTCCGCTTTTATTTTATAGCCGGAAGCGTTGATACCATGGTCCAGCGCGCGTATTTCCGCCCGTTGTTCAACGGACTTCTGTGGCGCGGGCAGCGCTACAGGTACCAATACGGGTTCAATCAGCCGGAGCCGCTCCTTGCCGATGCCTGTCAGCACCTCGAGTTGGGTCAGCAGCAGTTCTTTTTTCCCCTCGTATTCGGCCATTTTGGAATCGAGGGTAGCCTGTGCCAGCTCTATCTTCTTATGGTCATAAGGGGTGATCAGCCCGTAGCCCAGCGCTTTGTCGGCCGTTTTGCGGTTGGCGTCCAGCCTTCGTTTGGCCTCGTCCAGTACTTTTTTGGACTGATGTACCAGCGCCAGCTGATCGTAGGCCCGGGAGATGGTGGCCGCCACCTCGTCGGATGTTTTCTCCAACAGCACGTTTTCAGATTGCCGCTTTTCTTCGAGGGCTTTGTTGAGCTGCTTCACCTTGCCGCCTGCATACAGCAGCATTTTGGCATCCGCTTTGGCCAGCCCGGAGAAACCGGATACATTGATGTTATTATTGTACTTGCCTTCGGGGATGGTGAGAAACGGTTGCAGGTTGAGCTCCGGGGAAATAACATGTGCGGTGGCATTCAGGTAACCGGCCATTCCGCTGACTTCCAGGGTGGGGAGGTAAACATCCTTCAGCTTGTGCTGGTCCAGTACCGTCAGTTTGTTTTTGGTAAGCTGGGCGCTGAGGTCTGCATCCCGAATCATGGCGCTGTCCAGAAGCTCTTTGAAGCCGGGTGCCGTTTGTGCTTTGGCGTAGTGGTAAAACAGAAGTGACAGCAGTAGGAACGACAGCTTACTTTTCATTGATAAACAGGTTTTTTTAATCTACAGATGGTTGCAACATAGCTTATTACTTTGAATTAACAGATAAAATAAACCAATGTTTAATTTTTTCTTTTATATATATAAAAGATGGATTATGTTGAATGATGTGTTTTGGCTACAACAAAAGTAGATTTGACTTCGTAGGGCTGGTGCAGGTAGGTGATCTTTGTTGTTATAAAAAACGTACAACATGAATATTATCGTAACAGGTTCCCTTGGAAATATCAGCAGGCCATTGACACAACAACTGGCAGAGAAAGGCCATACCGTGACGGTTATCAGCAGCAACCCTGAAAAGCAGGCCGCTATTGAGGCTGTTGGGGCTGTTGCCGCTATCGGTTCCCTGAATGATACCGCCTTCCTGGAAAAAACCTTTACCGGTGCAGACGCCGTATATTGTATGACGCCGCCGAATTATGTCTCTGCAGAACCTCCGGTTGACTATTACACCCGGATTGCGGGCAACTATGCGCAGGCGCTCGGGAAAGCCGGCGTAAAGCGGGTGGTGTACCTGAGCAGCTTCGGTGCGCACCTGGACCATGGCACCGGTGTTATCCTGGGCTCTCACCATTCGGAGAAAATACTGAATGCCGTGCCCGGACTATCCATCACGCATATACGTCCTACCAGTTTCTATTATAACCTGTATAATTTTACAGACATGATCCGTCACGCAGGCTTTATGGCCGCCTGCTACGGGGAAAACGACAAGGTGTTGTGGGTATCTCCCCTGGATATCGCGGACGCGGTGGCAGAAGAGATTGTGCGTACCGCCAGCGTGCCGGCCATCCGTTACGTTACCAGCGATGAACGCACGTGTAACGAGGTGGCGGCCGTGCTGGGGAAAGCGATAGGTAAGCCGGACCTCGCATGGCGGCTGATTCCCGGCGATGTTATGCGGGAACAGCTGGAAACCCACGGTGTACCTGGCCCAATGGCTGCTGCGTTGGTAGAGCTGTATGACAGCCTCCACTCCGGCGCGCTGGCTGAGGACTTCTACCGGAACCCGCCGGCTACGACAGGGAAGGTGAAAATAGAAGACTTTGCCCGCGAGTTTGCGGCAGTTTTCGCAAAAAGTAATTAATTTAAACGTTATGGCAGGCACACAGTTATACCAGCTTCCCACGATCAGCGCATTACATCAGCTCCGGAACTTACCCAGTCCGGAGCATCCGCTGATTAGTGTCATTAACTTTGAGGATATCAAACAGGGGGATTCCGGTGAATCCAGAAAGCTGGTGCAGGCGTTTTACGCCGTGGCCCTGAAAAGGAACTTCGCCGGAAAGGTGAAATACGGTCAGCAGCAATATGACTTCGATGAAGGCACCCTGTTTTTCATGGCGCCCAACCAGGTGTTCTCCATTGAAACCGATGAAGAATATAAACATACGGGATGGCTGTTGCTGTTCCATCCCGATTTTCTCTGGAATACGCCGCTGGCGAAGAAGATACGGCAGTACGAATATTTCAGTTATGCGGTGAACGAAGCGCTGCACCTGTCTGAGAAAGAAGAAGCCACTATCTCCGGTATCATGCAGAACATTGCGCAGGAGTACCACGGCAACATGGACCATTTCAGCCACGACGTGATGATCGCCCAGCTGGAGTTATTGCTCACCTATTCGGAGCGGTACTACCACCGGCAGTTCCTGACACGTAAGATCACCAACCACCAGGTGCTGGACAGGATGGAGGCCCTGCTGGCGGACTATTGCAACAGCGGGGAGCTGCAGCGTAAAGGATTGCCAACAGTGCAGTACATCGCCGACCAGCTCAATATGTCGCCCAACTATCTCAGCGGGCTGCTGAAGGTGCAGACAGGGAAAAGCACGCAGCAGCATATCCACGATAAACTGATGGAGCAGGCAAAGGAGAAGCTGTCCACCACCCGGTTGTCGGTGAGCGAAATCGCCTATGAGCTGGGTTTTGAGCACCCGCAGTCTTTCAGCAAGCTGTTTAAAACAAAAACGAACCTTTCCCCACAGGCCTTCCGGCAGTCATTCTTCAAAAGGCCTTGCCGGTAGTGGTGATTATTGTTTCAAACAGCAGGTTTTTTTGAGGAAAAAGAAGGAGTAGGGATGATAGGAGGCGCGTAAAGGTATCCAATACTTTACCATCTGCAGGGCGGGAAAATCCCCGGGGTAATTTCCCCGATCTTTTCCCCGTACCACTGTTAGCGGAATCTGGCATTAAATTGGCAATGAGAGCGGTATAAACCGTATTTTTATGAAGAAGCTTGCTGTGATGGCCGTTCTGCTGGCCGCTGGCATGTACTATGCACCAACAACTCAAGCCCAGGTCCGCGTAAATGTTAATCTGAACGTAGGCAGCCAGCCGCTTTGGGGGCCTGTTGGCTACGACTATGCCGAGTACTACTACCTCCCGGACGTTGATGCCTGGTACTATATCCCCGCCGGCAGTTTATTTTTTTCGACCGTGATGAAGGTGACTGGGTGTTTGCCTCCGCCTTGCCCCGGCATTATCAGTATGACCTGTACCGCGGGTACAAAGTGGTGGTCAACGAGCCAAGACCGTACCTGAATGCCGGTTACTACCGCAACCGTTATGGCAGGTACCGCGGCTGGTACGATCGCCAGGACCTGATCCGCGATTGTCACGACGACCGTTACCGCCGCTACCGGGACCATGATGACGATGACGATGATGATGACCGCCGTTGGCGCGGACGTGGCCGGGGTCGTGGACACGGTCATGGACATGGTCACGGGGATGACGACTGATCATGTTGTATCAAATAAAAAGAAGCTGTCTCAAAAGTAATTTGAGACAGCTTCTTTTGTTTTTTAGGAAAGGCAGCTGTTTAAAGTAAGATACGAGCCAGCTCCTTTTGCAAACGCTCCTCCCTTAGGTTTTTTCCTATGATCTTGCCATTAGGATCGATAAGGAAGTTTTGCGGAACAGCCCTCACTTTGTATAACTCAGCCACTTCATTTTTCCAGCCTTTCAGGTCGGATACATGCGTCCATGTCAGGCCGTCTTTCTCAATAGCGGCCAGCCATTCCTGTTTTTTCCCAGGCAGGTCGAGCGATACGCCTAACACCGTGAAATTCTTGTCCTTAAACGTCTGGTATGCTTTAACCACGTTGGGATTTTCCCGCCGGCATGGTCCGCACCAGGAAGCCCAAAAATCTACCAGTACATATTTTCCCCGGAAGTCCGACAGTTTTACAGGTTTGCCGTTCACGTCGTTCTGGGTGAAATCCGGGGCCGTTGCGCCCACAGCAAATAACCGCGCTTCCTCCAGTTTACGGGCGAAGTTCTGCCCTGTTGTAGTATTTCTGATACCGGTAGAAAGGCTGTTAAACATCGGTTCTGCATATGCTACATCGATATCTTTTCCCGCCAGCTCCCTAAGGGCTACCAGGCTCATATAGGAATCCGGATGACTGCGGATATACGCAACTTTGAGCGTATCTGTTTTGGCAGCCATCTCGCTGATCATCTTCATCATCGATGCTGCTGCGCCGGGCGCTTTCAGGTCGGCTTCCTTTGGTGCCGGTCGTTTCGCCGCCTCCCTGTAGTACCCCATCACGGCATCCTTGTAAGCGGTGAACTGCCGGTTGATGGCGCCGGCCCTGATCTGCGCCGTTTTGATGCTGTCTTTTCCCTGAACGGTTATGTTCCCGCTTTCCAGGTAAAGGTCTATCACATCGGCATTTTTCTTCCATTTAGATCCTTGCCCTTCATGATCGATGAGTAGGTGCACCATCGCCGGTTCATCGAGGCTGCCTTTGAATTCAGCTACGCCATTTTTCAGGATGGCCGAATCGAGAACTTTCCGGCTCGTCCAGCCATAATCGGATATAACGTAGGCATATAACGGTTTTTTAACTGATTTCAATTGCACTTTCAGCTGGTAACCGAACGATTGGGCAAACGAGATGCCTGGCATCAATAACGATGCCGCCAGAATAAAACGTTTCATCTTATTTAATTTAAAGCCTGTGAAAATGAGAACGGGATGAATGGCCGGCCGTCCCGTTCTGCTGCCGGGTTATTTTGCATACCCCGGGTTAGGTGTAAGATTTGGATTTGAAAGAATATCGCCTGGCGGAATAGGCCAGTTAGCCATGTAGCTCTTCCAGGTAGTGGGTTTCGCCGGTGCCACAGCGGTCATCACTTCATCAAGTTTGCCTGTCCGTTTCAGATCGAAGAAACGATGTCCGTATTCCGAGAATAGTTCTGTTTGTCTTTCCCTGGCAATGGCGGTTAAGAGCGCGGTTTTTGTGGCTGGCTGAACAGCGGGCAGGCCAGCCCGGCTGCGGACCACGTTAAGATCTTCGGCGGCGTTGCCTTTATCCTGCATGGCCCTTGCTTCCGCCCGGATCAGGTATTGTTCCGCCAGTCGCAGCGGCACCTGGTACTCGGCATTGTTGGCGGAAGATTTAAACTTGGCCGGGAAATAAAGGGTCTTTGTCGGCTGCATACCTGACGCCGGAATGGTGACAACCCGAAGCCACTCGTTGAACCGGCGGTCGCCCGATTCAAATGCATTTAATAATTGGTCGCTGACCGTTGAATACACGTTGAACGAGTTAGGTCCCTGCGGCGGCATAATGGTTGCCGGCATGCCGTTATTATAAAAGCTAAATTCGTAAGCCGCTGACGCGGTTTTAGGGGCTACCGACCATACTGTTTCTTTGCTGTTGGCAATGAATACCTTGTCCAGGCTCACCGTGTCGTATAACTGGTTGCTGATCACTGCCGTTGCCTGTGCCTCTGCCTTCGCCCATTCGCCCATGTAAAGATATACTCTGGCCAGCAGGGCAGTAGCTGCAGCGCTGTTGGGACGAACGCGGCTTGTAGTTGCGGCGCCGTATCCGTTCCGGTAATCCGCCGGCAACATCGACTGCGCCAGTTTCAGGTCTGCAACGATCTGGTCATATACATCAGCCGCCGGCGCGCGGCTTAAACGGTTGTTGACAGTATAATCTGTCGATAACGCCAAAGGGACCGGCCCGTAAAGATTTACCAGGTAGAAGTAGAACAGGGCCCGCAGGAAATAGGTTTCCCCCAGCCATTGGTCTTTATACTGCAGTTTTGCGGGGCTATCGTTAATACCCTTGATTGCGGCGTTGGCAACGAAGAGCATTTTATAGTATGCAGACCAATAAGGGCTTTCGGAAGACTGAATCGCATTTTTATAGACAATGTCTGCAAAGTTCCCGCTCAGCGTACTTTTGGCTTCGTCGGTATACAGGGCCAGTATATAACCCAGGTTGCTGCCTGTGCCGCCGCCATAACCGGCGGTATTGGTAAGGTTCATGTACATGCCGGTAACGACTGTAGACGCCATGTTGTCGTTCACATACACATCTTCCGCTCCAATGGTGCCGGCCGGCAGTTGGGTGCCGTCCAGGTATTTTTCGCACCCTGTTAATACAAGGCTGCCGGCCAGCGCAAAGAGCGACAGCGACTTGTAAAATTTATGTTTGATGGTTTGTTTCATCTGCTGGTTAAACATTAAAGAGTTACGTTAATCCCGGCGGTGATCACCCGCAGGGGAGGGATCACTGAAGGGTTGAGATTCTCGGGGTCCAGTCCGTTATATTTCGAAATGGTCAAAAGGTTTTGCCCTTGCAGGTATATGCTGCCGTTTTTGAGATGCAGCCTTTTATTAAGGGCTTCGCTTAATGTATAGCGGAGGCTTACATTCTGCAGCCGGGCATAGGTAGCGTCGGAGTACGCGCCCGTACTTTCATTGAATATCAGCTGGCGTCCGAAGTTGCCGAACTGCGTACTCACTTTGGGAATATCTGTCTGGTCGCCGGGCTTCTGCCAGCGCTCAAGCCACATGCTGCTGCCATTGCTTCCAAATATACCGAAAGGAAGGAGGGCGTTGCCAAGCAGGTTTTTACCCTTCCGGCTGGTGAAGTTGATGGAGAAATCCAATGAAAACTGCTTGTAGGTAAAGGAGTTGGTCAGGCTGCCGTAATACTTTGGCGCCAGGTCAATAAACTCCGTTTTATCGGCCTGCGTGAACGAACCTGAAAAATCATCTGTCTTGCCTTTGCTGTTGGTAAAGCTGTAGTAGCCTGTTTCAGGGTTCACGCCGTTGTATTTGTACAACAATACCCCTGTAACCGGTTTGCCTAAAACATAGTTGGAATTTTGATTGGCTTGTGTAGGGATCCGCAGCAGTTTGCTCTCAGGTACGGTGATATTGAACCGGGTAGTCCAGCTGAAATGCTTTTTCCTGATATTGTCGGAAGTTACACTGGCTTCATAACCGCTGTTGCGGATCAGCGCATCGGAATTGAGCGTATAGCTTGTGTAGCCGGTAACGCTGGAAAGTGGCTGACTAAGC encodes:
- a CDS encoding ABC transporter permease — its product is MKEFFRLLKREFKLFLGNSTLRSVFFLAPVLYATLIGFVYKAGKVENIPVIVIDKDNTPLSAQLVEMLGDNKSIKTLKYLQEPSSVNDEVIRKEAAAVVMIPARFEAGILQKKYPEVNVYVNTSNVLTANFASKALQLTIGTFSAGVSIKGLQKMGMPAVRAATQYEPFKTNYITLFNTTSNYLIFMWPAMLAVVLQQVILLAMAISFAAEFQRGSFVTEYAGMRRRAFPIMLIKVVPIWTFSILIVAIYYFMHMFFNVPMPEGILSFIWLTAFFVGSASFMGVFVSILIPDALKATQVLMVIASPAFIISGFTWPLSAMPAFVQLMANIIPLTPFLQAFKILLIQKGSVELTFPYIRHLGILLLVYAFLGWLALKIKLWYLFRTAKEGKL
- a CDS encoding HlyD family secretion protein — protein: MKITTPILLICSLTFAGCSSKKSNADRFEGKAKKDVVSFAPKVTGRILNIYVKEGQTVKKGDTLALLDVPEVSAKIAQAQGAVNAATAQEQMARNGATADQLKQLQAKYKGLKEQYEFARKSYERATNMFNDSLMSPQAYDEVYAKYQGAKAQYDAVIAELDDVRRGTRVEKVNMAAGQASQAKGALQEANVAYSERYVIATNDMDIETISLNPGELATAGFALFNGYIPGSTWFRFTIPESKIAGYKKGQDVKMQVLYNNEEMEGTIAYIKQLTRYADITTAFPDYQPQDAIYEIKVQPKDPGKTKDILVNASVILK
- a CDS encoding TolC family protein encodes the protein MKSKLSFLLLSLLFYHYAKAQTAPGFKELLDSAMIRDADLSAQLTKNKLTVLDQHKLKDVYLPTLEVSGMAGYLNATAHVISPELNLQPFLTIPEGKYNNNINVSGFSGLAKADAKMLLYAGGKVKQLNKALEEKRQSENVLLEKTSDEVAATISRAYDQLALVHQSKKVLDEAKRRLDANRKTADKALGYGLITPYDHKKIELAQATLDSKMAEYEGKKELLLTQLEVLTGIGKERLRLIEPVLVPVALPAPQKSVEQRAEIRALDHGINASGYKIKAEQTWWIPKVQLKASAYYIGLYGTRIKSSDNIIPPIPAIGYPGRKLDWRPTNLNIFPMLNAGIGFKWEIFDGREGKHAIETARIDRELLQNQKYDAMRKLTLNQANNQSNYNIANSQIALKKKEKEMANNALVQAEKEFRYGMSKSTQLIEAENDLEAAELDYQNAIFNQRRAAVELMRSTQELDITKLY
- a CDS encoding NmrA family NAD(P)-binding protein — translated: MNIIVTGSLGNISRPLTQQLAEKGHTVTVISSNPEKQAAIEAVGAVAAIGSLNDTAFLEKTFTGADAVYCMTPPNYVSAEPPVDYYTRIAGNYAQALGKAGVKRVVYLSSFGAHLDHGTGVILGSHHSEKILNAVPGLSITHIRPTSFYYNLYNFTDMIRHAGFMAACYGENDKVLWVSPLDIADAVAEEIVRTASVPAIRYVTSDERTCNEVAAVLGKAIGKPDLAWRLIPGDVMREQLETHGVPGPMAAALVELYDSLHSGALAEDFYRNPPATTGKVKIEDFAREFAAVFAKSN
- a CDS encoding helix-turn-helix domain-containing protein encodes the protein MAGTQLYQLPTISALHQLRNLPSPEHPLISVINFEDIKQGDSGESRKLVQAFYAVALKRNFAGKVKYGQQQYDFDEGTLFFMAPNQVFSIETDEEYKHTGWLLLFHPDFLWNTPLAKKIRQYEYFSYAVNEALHLSEKEEATISGIMQNIAQEYHGNMDHFSHDVMIAQLELLLTYSERYYHRQFLTRKITNHQVLDRMEALLADYCNSGELQRKGLPTVQYIADQLNMSPNYLSGLLKVQTGKSTQQHIHDKLMEQAKEKLSTTRLSVSEIAYELGFEHPQSFSKLFKTKTNLSPQAFRQSFFKRPCR
- a CDS encoding AhpC/TSA family protein, giving the protein MKRFILAASLLMPGISFAQSFGYQLKVQLKSVKKPLYAYVISDYGWTSRKVLDSAILKNGVAEFKGSLDEPAMVHLLIDHEGQGSKWKKNADVIDLYLESGNITVQGKDSIKTAQIRAGAINRQFTAYKDAVMGYYREAAKRPAPKEADLKAPGAAASMMKMISEMAAKTDTLKVAYIRSHPDSYMSLVALRELAGKDIDVAYAEPMFNSLSTGIRNTTTGQNFARKLEEARLFAVGATAPDFTQNDVNGKPVKLSDFRGKYVLVDFWASWCGPCRRENPNVVKAYQTFKDKNFTVLGVSLDLPGKKQEWLAAIEKDGLTWTHVSDLKGWKNEVAELYKVRAVPQNFLIDPNGKIIGKNLREERLQKELARILL
- a CDS encoding RagB/SusD family nutrient uptake outer membrane protein — translated: MKQTIKHKFYKSLSLFALAGSLVLTGCEKYLDGTQLPAGTIGAEDVYVNDNMASTVVTGMYMNLTNTAGYGGGTGSNLGYILALYTDEAKSTLSGNFADIVYKNAIQSSESPYWSAYYKMLFVANAAIKGINDSPAKLQYKDQWLGETYFLRALFYFYLVNLYGPVPLALSTDYTVNNRLSRAPAADVYDQIVADLKLAQSMLPADYRNGYGAATTSRVRPNSAAATALLARVYLYMGEWAKAEAQATAVISNQLYDTVSLDKVFIANSKETVWSVAPKTASAAYEFSFYNNGMPATIMPPQGPNSFNVYSTVSDQLLNAFESGDRRFNEWLRVVTIPASGMQPTKTLYFPAKFKSSANNAEYQVPLRLAEQYLIRAEARAMQDKGNAAEDLNVVRSRAGLPAVQPATKTALLTAIARERQTELFSEYGHRFFDLKRTGKLDEVMTAVAPAKPTTWKSYMANWPIPPGDILSNPNLTPNPGYAK